One region of Streptomyces rishiriensis genomic DNA includes:
- a CDS encoding primosomal protein N', with amino-acid sequence MSSENGQGDGGAASEGAPPEQLALIRESVRQAKAPRAKPRTWRGAALAEELPVARVLVDKGVLHLDRYFDYAVPAELDADARPGVRVRVRFGAGRGRVREGRREGGGLIDGFLVERLAASDYSGPLAALAQVVSPEPVLSEELLGLARAVADRYAGSLADVLQLAVPPRNARAEQRPSPAPLPPPAAPEAGTWGRYERGSAFLESLASGGAPRAVWNALPGPEWSEELARAVAATLASGRGALVVVPDGRAAARVDAALTALLGQGRHALLTADAGPEKRYREWLAVRRGSVRAVVGTRAAMFAPVQDLGLVALWDDGDDSHSELHAPQPHAREVLLLRAAQDKCGFLVGGWSCTVEGAQLVESGWARPLVAAREQVRHSAPLVRTVGDQDLARDEAARAARLPSLAWQAVREGLRHGPVLVQVPRRGYVPRMACAQCRAAARCRHCSGPLEARDGGALWCGWCGREESAWHCPECGSFRLRAQVVGARRTAEELGRAFPAVPVRTSGREQVLDTVPGTPALVVSTPGAEPVAEGGYAAALLLDGWAMLGRPDLRAGEDALRRWIAAAALVRPSGEGGTVVVVAEPTLRPVQALVRWDPVGHAVRELAERAELGFPPVSRMAAVSGTGEALTAFLEAVRLPPEAELLGPVPVPAGPPGQPRRPGAPPPGEEWERALLRVPPGRGAALAAALKTAQAARMARGGEEPVRVRIDPPDIG; translated from the coding sequence GTGAGCAGCGAGAACGGGCAGGGGGACGGCGGTGCGGCCTCGGAGGGCGCGCCGCCCGAGCAGCTCGCGCTGATCCGGGAGAGCGTGCGGCAGGCCAAGGCGCCGCGGGCCAAGCCCCGGACCTGGCGGGGGGCCGCACTGGCCGAGGAGTTGCCGGTCGCGCGGGTGCTCGTCGACAAAGGCGTACTGCATCTGGACCGGTACTTCGACTACGCGGTACCGGCCGAGCTGGACGCCGACGCCCGGCCCGGGGTGCGGGTGCGGGTGCGGTTCGGGGCCGGCCGCGGCCGGGTGCGGGAAGGGCGGCGCGAGGGCGGGGGGCTCATCGACGGGTTCCTCGTCGAGCGGCTCGCCGCGTCGGACTACTCCGGGCCGCTCGCGGCGCTCGCGCAGGTGGTGTCGCCCGAGCCGGTGCTGAGCGAGGAGCTGCTGGGACTGGCGCGGGCCGTCGCCGATCGGTACGCCGGGAGCCTGGCCGACGTTCTTCAACTGGCCGTGCCGCCGCGCAACGCGCGTGCCGAGCAGCGGCCCTCCCCGGCGCCGCTGCCGCCGCCCGCGGCGCCGGAGGCCGGGACCTGGGGGCGCTACGAGCGAGGGAGCGCGTTCCTCGAGTCGCTCGCCTCCGGTGGCGCACCCCGGGCGGTGTGGAACGCGCTGCCCGGCCCCGAGTGGAGCGAGGAGCTGGCGCGGGCCGTCGCCGCGACGCTCGCCTCCGGGCGCGGGGCACTGGTCGTCGTACCCGACGGGCGGGCCGCCGCACGGGTCGACGCCGCGTTGACGGCGCTGCTGGGCCAGGGGCGGCACGCGCTGCTCACCGCGGACGCCGGCCCCGAGAAGCGGTACCGGGAGTGGCTCGCCGTACGGCGGGGTTCCGTGCGGGCCGTCGTCGGGACGCGTGCCGCGATGTTCGCGCCGGTCCAGGACCTCGGGCTGGTCGCGCTCTGGGACGACGGCGACGACAGCCACAGCGAGCTGCACGCGCCGCAGCCCCATGCGCGAGAGGTGCTGCTGCTGCGGGCCGCGCAGGACAAGTGCGGTTTTCTGGTGGGGGGTTGGAGCTGCACCGTGGAGGGCGCGCAGCTCGTCGAGAGCGGCTGGGCGCGGCCGCTGGTCGCCGCACGCGAGCAGGTGCGGCACAGCGCTCCGCTCGTGCGCACCGTGGGCGACCAGGACCTCGCCCGGGACGAGGCGGCCCGCGCCGCCCGGCTGCCCAGCCTGGCATGGCAGGCCGTCCGGGAGGGCCTGCGGCACGGGCCGGTGCTCGTGCAGGTGCCCCGACGGGGCTATGTGCCGCGGATGGCGTGCGCGCAGTGCCGGGCCGCCGCCCGCTGCCGGCACTGCTCCGGGCCGCTGGAGGCGCGGGACGGCGGTGCCCTGTGGTGCGGGTGGTGCGGACGTGAGGAGAGCGCCTGGCACTGTCCGGAGTGCGGCTCGTTCCGGTTGCGGGCGCAGGTCGTGGGGGCACGGCGGACCGCCGAGGAGCTGGGGCGGGCGTTTCCCGCCGTGCCGGTGCGGACGTCCGGGCGGGAGCAGGTGCTGGACACCGTGCCGGGGACACCCGCGCTCGTCGTGTCCACGCCCGGGGCCGAGCCGGTCGCCGAGGGCGGTTACGCGGCCGCGCTGCTGCTGGACGGCTGGGCCATGCTCGGACGGCCCGACCTGAGGGCCGGGGAGGACGCGCTGCGCCGCTGGATCGCGGCCGCCGCGCTCGTCAGGCCGTCGGGGGAGGGCGGAACCGTGGTCGTCGTCGCCGAGCCGACCCTGCGGCCCGTGCAGGCGCTGGTGCGATGGGACCCCGTGGGGCACGCGGTGCGAGAGCTGGCCGAGCGGGCCGAGCTGGGTTTTCCGCCGGTGTCCCGGATGGCGGCGGTGTCGGGGACGGGGGAGGCCCTGACCGCGTTCCTGGAGGCCGTCCGACTGCCGCCGGAGGCAGAGCTGCTGGGGCCGGTTCCGGTGCCGGCCGGCCCGCCGGGGCAGCCCCGGCGCCCGGGAGCGCCGCCACCCGGGGAGGAGTGGGAGCGGGCGCTGCTCCGGGTGCCGCCCGGGAGGGGCGCCGCGCTGGCGGCCGCCCTGAAGACGGCACAGGCGGCTCGGATGGCTCGGGGCGGCGAGGAGCCCGTGCGGGTGCGGATCGATCCCCCGGACATCGGCTGA
- the metK gene encoding methionine adenosyltransferase — MSRRLFTSESVTEGHPDKIADQISDTILDALLREDPASRVAVETLITTGLVHVAGEVTTKAYAPIPQLVRDKILEIGYDSSKKGFDGASCGVSVSIGAQSPDIAQGVDTAYENRVEGDEDELDRQGAGDQGLMFGYASDETPTLMPLPIFLAHRLSKRLSDVRKNGTIPYLRPDGKTQVTIEYDGDKALRLDTVVVSSQHASDIDLDSLLAPDIREFVVEPELKALLDEGIKLDTENYRLLVNPTGRFEIGGPMGDAGLTGRKIIIDTYGGFARHGGGAFSGKDPSKVDRSAAYAMRWVAKNVVAAGLAARCEVQVAYAIGKAEPVGLFVETFGTAKVDAEKIEKAIDEVFDLRPAAIIRDLDLLRPIYAQTAAYGHFGRELPDFTWERTDRVDALRKAAGL, encoded by the coding sequence GTGTCCCGTCGCCTGTTCACCTCGGAGTCTGTGACCGAGGGTCACCCCGACAAGATCGCTGACCAGATCAGCGACACCATTCTCGATGCCCTGCTGCGCGAGGACCCGGCCTCCCGGGTCGCCGTCGAGACCCTGATCACGACCGGTCTGGTGCACGTGGCCGGTGAGGTCACCACCAAGGCGTACGCGCCGATCCCCCAGCTGGTGCGCGACAAGATCCTGGAGATCGGCTACGACTCCTCGAAGAAGGGCTTCGACGGCGCCTCGTGCGGTGTCTCGGTGTCCATCGGCGCGCAGTCCCCGGACATCGCCCAGGGTGTCGACACGGCGTACGAGAACCGTGTCGAGGGCGACGAGGACGAGCTGGACCGCCAGGGCGCCGGCGACCAGGGCCTGATGTTCGGCTACGCGTCGGACGAGACGCCGACCCTGATGCCGCTGCCGATCTTCCTGGCGCACCGTCTGTCGAAGCGCCTGTCGGACGTCCGCAAGAACGGGACCATCCCCTACCTGCGCCCCGACGGCAAGACCCAGGTCACCATCGAGTACGACGGTGACAAGGCCCTCCGTCTGGACACGGTCGTCGTCTCCTCGCAGCACGCGAGCGACATCGACCTGGACTCCCTGCTGGCCCCGGACATCCGCGAGTTCGTGGTGGAGCCGGAGCTGAAGGCGCTCCTGGACGAGGGCATCAAGCTCGACACCGAGAACTACCGCCTGCTGGTGAACCCGACCGGCCGCTTCGAGATCGGCGGCCCGATGGGCGACGCCGGCCTCACCGGCCGCAAGATCATCATCGACACCTACGGCGGCTTCGCCCGGCACGGTGGCGGCGCCTTCTCGGGCAAGGACCCGTCCAAGGTCGACCGCTCGGCGGCGTACGCGATGCGCTGGGTCGCGAAGAACGTGGTGGCCGCGGGTCTCGCCGCGCGCTGCGAGGTCCAGGTCGCCTACGCGATCGGCAAGGCCGAGCCGGTCGGTCTCTTCGTGGAGACCTTCGGCACCGCCAAGGTCGACGCCGAGAAGATCGAGAAGGCCATCGACGAGGTCTTCGACCTCCGCCCGGCCGCGATCATCCGCGACCTCGACCTGCTGCGTCCGATCTACGCCCAGACCGCCGCGTACGGTCACTTCGGCCGTGAGCTGCCCGACTTCACGTGGGAGCGCACGGACCGCGTGGACGCGCTGCGCAAGGCCGCGGGACTGTAG